Genomic segment of Myxococcus stipitatus:
GGTCGAGCAGCACGCGGGAGTGCCGCGTGTCCTCGCACGCAATGAAGCCCACCGCGCGAAGCGTCTCGAGCGCGCGCACCGAAATGTCACCCAGGTTCCCGATGGGCGTGGCCACCAGGTACAGCTTTCCAGCCATGCCTTCCCCTTACATGCCCGCATCGAAGGCGCCGGGAATGTGCTCCACGGTGGCGCGCTCGCCGCGCCCCACCACCGACACGACATCGAAACGCATCATCCGCCCATGCAGGTCATGGGCGAAGAGATAGTGCAGCGCCGCCTTCACCACCCGACGCTGCTTCGCGAAGGACACGGTGTGCGCCGGGTCTCCCCACACCGCCGAGGAGCGCATCCGCACCTCGACGAAGCACAACAGGTCATCCCGCTCCGCCACCACATCCAGCTCGCCGTAGCGACACAGCCAGTTCCTCGCCCTCACCCGCCACCCTTGCGCCACCAGGTACCGGACCGCCAGCTCCTCCGCCTCGTCCCCCACCGCCCGCCGCTCCCCACGCGCCACCACCCACCCCCGCACGTCCTCCCCCTGGAGGACAACACCTGGCATCGGACTACACGTTAACCGTGCCGTCCGACATCTGGGCGAAGCCCGGGTGCGGCGTGACGTGCAGCACCTGCGTGAGGGTGCCCAGGTGCTTCAGCATGCGAGCGATGAGCGGCAGCTTCACCTCATCCACCCCGACGAAGACATCCTCCAGGATGAAGGGCCGCTTCACCCGCGCGCTCGCCTTCTCCACCACCGTCATCCGCAGGGCCAGGTAGTACAGGTCCAGGTCCTTGGGCGGCAGCTCTCCCACGGGCACTCGGCGGCCTCCCATGAGCGCGAAGGCCCTGCCCTCCTTGTCCCACTCGACGCCCTGGTAGCGGCGGTCCGTCAGCGCCGTCAGGTACTGGACACACCGCTCCTTGAGGAGCCCCTGCACGCTGAGCACATCCGTGGTGAACACGTCCGCGGCCTGCGACAGGAGCGCGGGGGATGGATCCTCCAGCGGCTCCGCGGGAGCGGCCGTCCCATCCGGGGCGGTCGCCGGAGCGGGCGGCGCCTTCGCCAGTGCGATGGACTCCTTCACGCGCGCCAGCTCGCGCTCCACCTCGCGCATGTCGCGCACGTAGGAGCCCTTGCGCGTCAGCTCCGCGTTGAGCGCGTCCATCTGGTCCTTCAGCGCCTGCCGCTGCGTGGACGCCGCCACGAACTCCGGATCCGCCTCCACCGCAGCGAGCTGATCCTTCAGCTCCACCACGCGAGCCGCCAGCAGCTCCTTGCGCTCCAGCGCCGCAGGAATCTCGTCCAGGCTCTCCACGCCCAGCGCCTTCTGCGCCATGCGCACGGGCGCGGCCTCGGCCTCGAACTCCTCGAGGATCTTCTTCTCGCGCGCATCGAAGCGCCCCTCCTTGCTCCCGCGCTTCGAGGTCTGCTGCAGCTCGTCCACGTACCGCAGCGCCAGGAACGCCGAGAAGCCGAAGGCCGGAATGTCCAGGAGCGCCAGGTAGCGGAACAGGCTGTCGACGCCGAGCCCCAGGCCCAACCCCAGACCCAGGAACAACACGCCCACGGCGATTCCCGCCCAGAACCCCTGATTGCTCGTCAGCGGCTCCACCGAGGCCGGAACCTCCGCCGCATCCGCGTCGCGATCCGCCCCGAGCCGGGCCAGCGCATCGTCCCGCTTCGCCAGCGCCTTCGGATAGCGCTGCACCCGCTGGAGGATGTCCTGGGGAAGCCCCAGGGTCTGGGGTGTCGGAGCGGCCCGCCAGGCGTTCTCCGCCTCGTGGATGGCCGCCTTGATGCCCTCGGTGCCCTTGAGGCGCTGATCCGTGTCGAAGAGCTGCGAGGACAGCCCATCCACCTTGAACTGGAGCGCATCCACGTCACGCGCGGAGACCAGCTCTTCCTCCAGCGCGCGCACCTTCGCCTCGGCGGCGTGGATGTCTTCAGCGGGGGCCACCGCGGACGCGGATGCCAACGACGGGAACTTGCCCGACGTCTTCGGGTCCACCGCCTTGGCCGTCGCCTTGCGCGGCCTGCGCGACGGGAGCTGCCCCAGCTGCAGGCAGTAGATCTGCTCGAAGGCCGTGCGCGGCGGCAGCCCCACCTGGCCACGCAGGAACTGGTTCGTCTCCGAGGCATCCGACGACACCAGCTCCGGCTGCTGCGTCGCCTTGTTCACCCGGTGCAGCGTCCCGGAGCCACCCAGCTCGCGCAGCACCCGGTACGTGACGCCATCCACGCCCTGGAAGGTGAGCGCGGCCTTGCCGGACTTCGCGCCCGGCGCCACGAAGGAGACATCCCCACCGCGCCCGTCCGAGTAGAGCAGCGCGAGCAGGAGCCCCGCGAACGGGCTCACCTCCGCACCGGGCGGCTTGAGGACGAGGTACCCGGCTTTCAGCGCGGAGCGGCCCGCGGGACTGAAGCCCCGGACATTCTGGACGGCGACCTCGACGAATTGCATGGCGGACGCATGTTAGCGCGAATGAAAAAAGGAGCGCCCGGTATCGGACGCTCCTTCTTGCGTTGGCCCCATGGGCCAACAACGACTCAGGGGATCAGGACGCCTTGCCGGCGGCCTTGACCTCGGGCTCTTCCTGCACGTCGACGCGGGCAGCCTTGCCCTTCAGGTCGCGGAGGTAGAACAGGCGGCTGCGGTTCACGCGGCCGCGCGAGAGGACCTCGATCTTCTCGTAGCGGGGGCTGTGCAGCGGGAAGATGCGCTCCACGCCGACGCCGAAGGACATCTTGCGGACCGTGAAGGTCGCGCGGTGGCTGCCGGAGGTCTTCCGGATGACGGTGCCCTCGAACGCCTGGACGCGCTCCTTCTCGCCCTCCTTCACCTTCCAGAAGACGCGCACGGAGTCACCAGGACGGAACGAGGTGACGTCCTGGCGCAGGTACTTCGCCTCGACGTGCTGAATGGCGCTGTTACGCATGACTGACTCCAGTGAAACGGAAGCTGACGCGACAATGGACGCGTGAAAGAGCGGGCCGTACTAGCAGAGAGAGCGGTGTCGGACAAGCCCGCTGAGGCCCAACCCACTGAGAACCCCTAGGGTTACAGGTCTTCCTCCCGGCGAGCCAGCAGTTTCTGGTCGGCCTTGGACAACTCCAACCGGGCGAACAGGTCTGGCCGGCGCTCGCGCGTCAACATCAGCGACTTCCAACGCCGCCAACGGGCGATGCGCGCATGGTCCCCGGACTGGAGGACCGCCGGCACCTCGGCCTCTCGAAAGACAGGCGGCCGGGTGTACTGGGGATGCTCCAGCATCCCCTCCTCGAAGCTTTCGGAGACGGACGAGGCCACGTTCCCGAGCACCCCGGGAACCAGCCGCGCCACCGCGTCCACCACCGCGAGCGCGGCGATCTCCCCGCCGGTGAGCACGAAGTCGCCCAGGGACAACTCCCCATCCAGGGAGCTCATCACCCGCTCGTCGACGCCCTCGTAGCGGCCACACACGAGGATCAGCCCGGCCTCGTGGAGCGCGAGCTCCCGCGCGCGCGGCTGGGTGAAGGTCTGCCCCCGAGGACTCATCAGGAGCACCTTCGCCCCGGGCAGCCGGGCCCGGGCGGCCTCGATGGCGGCGACGAGCGGCTCGGGCTTCATCACCATGCCCGCACCACCGCCATAGGGCGCGTCATCCGTGACGCGGTGCTTTCCCTCCGCGAACTCGCGGATGTCCGTCACCGTCGCGGAGAGCAGCCCCTTCTCCTGGGCCTTGCCGAGGATGCTGGCGCCCAGATAGCCGGACACCATCCCTGGGAACAGCGTGAGCAGCTCCACCGGATACGGCGGACTCACTGCTCGGACTCTTCCGGCTCGTCGTCGCGACGCCCGACCTCGACGTACTCGGGAGGACGGATCACGATTCGCTGGGCGGCGATGTCCACCGTGGGCACGAACTCGTCCGCGAACGGCACCACGAGCTCCTGGCGCCCCGGACCGCGGATGACCAGGTTCGGCACCTCGCTGGTGGCCCAGATCTCCTCCACCTGGCCCAGCGACGCACCCGACTCGTCGACGGCCGCGAGGCCGATCAGGTCCCCTTGGAAGAACTCACCCTCCTCGGGCGGCTCCAGGTCCTCGCGGTAGACGAAGACGGTGGCGCCCACGAGGCCCTCCGCCTGCGTGCGCGACTCAATCCCCTCGAAGGCGACGATGTCCTCCTTCGGGGTCGGTCGCAGGGACTCAATCTGGAGATCCCGCTCCTCACCCGCGCGGGTGCGGACACGGACGCGCTCCACGGTGCCCAGGGTCTCCGACGCGGGGTCGAACGGGCGCACCGCCAGCTCACCTCGCAACCCATGGGCCCGTGAGACGTAGCCCAGCTCCAGCAGGGGCTGAGGGCTCACCGCGCGGCATCCGGAGCGCCGGCGGGCTGGCCATTGGCCGCGTTGCGCCGGTCGTCGAGGATTTCCAAGCGGACCTTCTGGCCTGATTTCTGGGCAGCGGCATTGAGCAACGTCCGGAGGGCATTCACGGTACGCCCATCACGGCCGATGACCTTGCCGACATCCTCGGGGGCGACCTTCAGCTCGAAGAGCCGTGCGCCGTCCGCCTCGGAGATGCGCAGGCCCACCTGGTCCGGTTGATCGACCAGGGCCCGCGCCAGATACGTGAGAAATTGCTCCACGTCCGCTCAGTACAGGCGGCCGCGGATCAAGCCGCGGGGGTGGACTTGGGGGCCTTCGCGGCGACCTTGATGAGGTCGGCGACGGTCTCGGACGGCGTCGCGCCCGTCTTCAGCCAGTAGTTCAGCCGGTCCTCGTTGAACTCCACCTTCGGGGGGGTGAGGTTCGGGTCGTACGCGCCAACGGCCTCGATGAACTTGCCATCCCGGGGGTTGCGGGAGTCGGTGGCGACCACGTGGTAGTACGGCTTCTTCTTGGCGCCCGCGCGGGCAAGACGGAGGACGACGGCCATGGAGTACTCCAGCGAACAGGAAACTACGAATGGAAACGGGGTGGCGCTCTTAACGCCGCACCCGCGGGATTGTCAAGGAAGCTCGGGACTTTATGTCGTGCTTTCAGCCGGTGAGGCCTCGCCGCGATTGGCGAGCTGACCGCAGGCACCCGCGATGTCCCGACCGCGGTTCTTCCGGATGTAGGCGGCCACGTGTGCTTCCGAGAGGATGGCCCGGAACTCCTCCGCCCTCTCCTCCGCCGTGGTCTGGAACCCCAACCCCGGGTTCTCGTTGTAGGGAATCAGGTTGATCTTCGCTGGAATTCCCTTGAGCAGCTGGATCAGCCGGTGCGCGTCCTCATCCGCGTCGTTGAAGCCCTGGATGAGCACGTATTCGAAGGTGATGCGGCGCCCCTGGCGAAGCGGGAACTTGCGGCACGCGTCCAGCAGCGCCGCGATGTTCCACTTGCGGTTGACCGGCATCGTCTTGCTGCGCTGCTCGTCCGTGCTCGCGTTGAGCGAGATGGCGAGCTTCACGTCCGTCTCCTTGCCAAAGCGCTCGATCATGGGAACGAGGCCGACGGTGGAGACCGTGATGTGCCGGTGGCTGAAGTTGGGGCCGTCCTCGGACTGGAGGATGGCGAGCGCCGTCTTGAGGTTCTCGAAGTTGTGCAGCGGCTCGCCCATGCCCATGAACACCAGGTTGCTGAGCGGGCGCAGCGTCTCATGGCCCTCGTTCGCGCGGACCTCGCGGTTCACCGCGTGGACCTGGGCGACAATCTCGCTGGGGGTCAGGTTGCGCTTGAGCCCCATGGTGCCCGTCATGCAGAAGCCGCAGGCCATGGCGCACCCCACCTGGGTGGACACGCACAGCGTCCGGCGGTCCTCGGAGGGCATGTAAACGGACTCGATGTAGCGGCCGTCGCGCGTCTTCCACCGGTACTTGATGGTGCCGTCGGTGCTGCGCAACTCGCAGTCCTTCACCAGCGGGATGATCTCCGCGGCGGCCCGGAGCTTCTCGCGCAGGGCCTTGGACAGGTCCGTCATCTCGTCGAACGAGGTGGCGCCGCGCTGGTGGAGCCAGCGGTAGATCTGCGGGGCGCGGAACGCCCGCTCGCCGAGCTGCTCGGTGACGAACCGGGTGAGCGCCTCCATGGACAGGCTGGCCACGTCCACGAGCTTCGCGGGCGCGGGGGCCGGCAGAGGCTCCGTGACGGGAAGAGAGGCAGTGGTGGAGGTCGTCTCGGTCATCGTCGCGCTATGAACTGTGGGGCCCGGGGCGTCCCTTCCCACACCTGGGCACGGCAAGTCAAAGCGGCCCTCGCTCCCGTGTCCGCTCGCTGGAAAAACCGACGGCCCGGGCCGCCACCCTCACAGGTGCCGACACCGGGCCGAAGGTCAGGGCCCCCTCGGGAGGGGCCTGCCGCCTACTTCTTGGCGGTGTAGTCGTACGGCTGGATCTCCGTCTCGCGGAAGAAGTACGCGATCTCGTTCTTCGCGTTCTCCAGGCTGTCGGAGCCGTGGACCGTGTTCTGGTCGATGCTGGTGGCGAAGTCCTTGCGGATGGTGCCCGGGGCCGCCTGCGCGGGGTTGGTGGCGCCCATGATGTCGCGGTTGCCCAGGACGGCGTTCTCGCCCTCCAGCACCATCAGGACCACCGGGCCGGAGATCATGAACTGCACCAGGTCCTTGAAGAAGGGCCGGGCCTTGTGGACCGCGTAGAAGCCCTCGGCCTCCTTCTGGGAGAGCTGCTGCAGCCGGATGGCGACCGGCTTCAGACCCTTCTCCTCGAAGCGGCTGATGATCTTCCCGATGACGCCCTTCTGCAGACCGTCCGGCTTGATGATGGACAGCGTACGCTCGATGGCCATGTGTCTGGCTCCTTGTTTCCGTTGAGGGAGTGTTAGCGCTTCTTGGGGCCGCGCTTCACGGCCTCCTGAAGGGTGGTGCCCAGCTCTGCGGGGCTGGCGGCCATCAGGATGCCCGCGGCCTCCATCGCCTTGATCTTCTCGGTCGCCGTGCCCTTGCCACCGGAGATGATGGCGCCGGCGTGGCCCATGCGCTTGCCCGGGGGCGCCGACTGGCCGGCGATGAACCCCGCGATGGGCTTGGTGAACTCGCGAGCCACGTACTCCGCGCCCGCCTCCTCGGCGCTGCCGCCGATCTCACCAATCATGATGACGGCGTCGGTGTCCGGGTCCGCGTTGAACAGCTTCAACACGTCCACGAAGTCCGTGCCGTTGACCGGGTCACCGCCGATGCCGACGGCCGTCGACTGGCCCAGGCCCAGCTGCGTGAGCTGGTGCACGGCCTCGTACGTCAGCGTGCCGGAGCGGGACACCACGCCGATGCGGCCCGGCTTGTGGATGTGGCCCGGCATGATGCCGATCTTGCAGTGCGCGCCCGGCGTGATGACGCCAGGGCAGTTCGGGCCGATGAGGCGAACGCCCGGCTTGCCCTGCAGGTAGCGCTTGGCGCGAACCATGTCGAGGACGGGGATGCCCTCGGTGATGGTGATGATGAGGGACACGCCCGCGTCGGCGGCCTCCATGATGGAGTCGGCGGCGAACGGGGGCGGCACGAAGATGACGGACGTGTTCGCGCCCGTCTGCTTCACGGCGTCGGCGACCGTGTCGAACACGGGAACCTTGCCCTCGAACTGGGTACCGCCCTTGCCCGGCGTCACGCCGGCCACGAGCTTCGTGCCGTACTCCAGCATCTGCTTCGAGTGGAACGAGCCCGCCGAGCCGGTGATGCCCTGGCAGAGGACCTTCGTGTTTTCGTTGACGAGGATGCTCATGGCGCTCCTTCAGGAAAGTGTTGGCGATGAAGCGCGCCGGACTACTTCAGCGCGGCGACGGCCTTCTCCGCCGCCTGTCGCAGGTTGTCCGCCGGGGTGATGGCGAGGCCGGAGTTGCTCAGGAGCTTCTTGCCCAGCTCGACGTTGGTGCCTTCCAGGCGCACCACGAGCGGGACCTTGAGCTGGACCTCCTTCGCCGCGGCGATGATGCCCTCGGCGATGACGTCGCACTTCATGATGCCGCCGAAGATGTTGACCAGCACCGCCTTCACCGCCGGGTCGGCCAGGATGAGCTTGAAGGCCGCCGTCACCTTCTCCTTGCTCGCGCCGCCGCCCACGTCCAGGAAGTTGGCCGGCTCACCGCCCACCAGCTTGATGGTGTCCATGGTGGCCATGGCCAGACCCGCGCCGTTCACCATGCAGCCGATGTTGCCATCGAGCGCGATGTACGCCAGGTCCCACTCCTTGGCCTGCGTCTCGCGCGCGTCCTCCTCGGCGAGGTCGCGGTACTCGAGCAGGTCCTTGTGCCGGTAGAGCGCGTTCTCGTCGAAGGTCACCTTCGCGTCGAGCGCCACCACGCCGCCATCCTTCAGGATGACCAGCGGGTTGATCTCCACCAGCGACGCGTCGGTCTCCACGAACATCTTGTAGAGCGCGTTGCAGAACTGGACGAACTTGTTCACCGTCGGGCCGGAGAGGCCCAGGCCGAAGGCCAGCTTGCGGCCCTGGAAGTCCAGGAAGCCCACCGCCGGGTCCACCGTCTCGCGGAGGATCTTCTCGGGGTGCTTCTCCGCCACTTCCTCGATCTCCACGCCGCCCTCGCGGGACGCCATGAAGGTGACGCGGCTGGTGGCGCGGTCCAACGTCACGCCCAGGTACAGCTCGTGGCCGATGGCGAGACCTTCTTCGATGTAGACCTTGTGGACCGTCTGGCCCTCGGGCCCGGTCTGGATGGTCTTGAGCTTCATGCCAAGCATCTGCTTGGCCAGCTCCTTCGCCTCGGCGGGGCTCTTGGCCAGCTTCACGCCGCCGCCCTTGCCGCGGCCTCCGGCGTGGATCTGGGCCTTCACCACGACCACGGGCGTGCCGAGCTGCTTGGCTGCTGCCTCCGCGTCGTTCGGCGAGAGCGCGAGAATTCCCTTCGGCGTGGGCACACCGTACTTCCGGAAGATTTCCTTGCCCTGGTACTCGTGGATCTTCATCGAGGCTCCATGTGGAGACGAGGGGGACGACCCCTTACAGGCGTCAGCGCGTCGCCCTCATTGCGCAGAAAGCGACGGATGGCAAGACTGTTTGACCCGTCACGTCGTCAGGCAATCCAAGGCGCTGAGCGCTGATAACCAGAAATGCCTGGGTGAATGAGGCGTCCTTCACGGCGCGTCACCCTGCCCTCTCGAGACGGAAACCCGGCACTCGAGGAGCCTGGCCCTGGGGCGGTGTGACCCCTACCCGCTTCGAAACGGCGACGGCCCCATGCCGCGCCCCGAAGGACGCACGCATGAGGCCGTTGCCTGGAAGACGCCGCGGAGGACGTCCTGTCACCCTGGACCGCTGTGACCCTTCTTCTCCTCCTCGTGCGAGAAGAGGTCCTTGATGACGAGCTTCGTCACCTGACGGTTCATCATCGCGATGGAGGTGGTGAGCGGAATCTCCTTCGGGCAGACCTTCACGCAGTTCTGCGCCTTGCCGCAGTCCTGCACACCGCCGGGGCCCATGAGGGAGCGCACGCGCTCCTCGGAGTTCAGCTTGCCCGTCGGGTTCATGTTGAACAGCCGCGCCTGGCTGATGGCCGCCGCGCCGACGAAGTCGTTGTCCATCGTCACCTGGGGGCACGCCTCCAGGCAGCTGCCGCAGGTGATGCACGTCGACAGCACGTACATCGTGGACTGGTCCACGGGCGACTGACGCGGGCCGGGGCCCAGGTTGTGCGTGCCGTCCGTCGGAATCCAGCCCTTCACCCGCTTGAGCGCCTCGAACATGCGGCTGCGGTCCACGGCCAGGTCCCGGACGATGGGGAACTTGCTCATGGGCTCCAGCGTGATCGGCTGCTCGAGCTTGTCGATGAGCGCCGAGCACGCCATCCGCACGCGCCCGTTGATGTTCATCGCGCAGCTGCCGCACACCTCTTCGAGACACGCGGCGTCCCAGACCACGGGCGCCACGCGCTTGCCGTCCGAGGTGACGGGGTTGCGCTGGATCTCCATCAGGCAGGAGATGACGTTGGCGCCCTTGCGATAGGGAACCTTGAACTCGTCGTAGTGACCCGGCTTGTTCGGGTCGTCCTGCCGCCAGATGCGGAAGGTGATGGATTGGCTGCTGACGGCGCCTGCTTGTGCGGTGTCCATGTGGCTCGACCCTTCACTTCCAAGTCAGTTGCGGAGGCCCGCGCTCTCACGCGGGCCCACCTGAGAAAGCTCCCAGCGACTCACGCGTACCAGCGCGGCTCCGGCTTCAGCACCGGCGTCGGGACGTCCTCGTACGAAATCTGAGGCCCCTGGTCCGCGTACTTCGCGATGGTGGTCTTCGCCCACTTGTCGTGGCGAGCCTGCCACAGCGCCATCCACTCGGCGTCGTCGTTGGGGTCCTTCGTCTTCGGCTCGGGCAGCGAGAACTCCGGCTTGTAGTGGGCGCCGCGGCTCTCGTCGCGCAGGAGCGCGCTGGTCGCGATGACCTCGCCCAGCTCCAGCATGTTCCACAGCTGGTTGGTGAACGACAGCGAGCGGTTGGACGAGTTGCCCGTGTCCAGCACGTTGACGTTCTTCCAGCGGCCCTTCAGCTCGCGGATCTTCTCCACCGTCTTCTTCAGCCGGTCGTTGTACCGGACGACGGTGCAGTTCTCCGTCATCACGTCGCCCAGCTCCTGCGCCAGCCCGTACGGATTCTCCGGGCCCGCCATCTTCTTGATGGTGCCGAACCGGTCCTCCCAGTAGCGCTTCGCGTCCTGGAAGAACTTGTCCGGCATGGACGCGGCGCTCTTCGCGTTGCTCTTCGCGAAGGACGCCATGGCCGGGCCGCCGATCATGCCCGAGTAGATGCAGGACAAGAGCGAGTTGGCGCCCAGGCGGTTGCCGCCGTGGAACGCGTAGTCCGCCTCACCGGCCGCGTACAGGCCCGGGATGTTGGTGGACTGGTTCTTCGGGCTGCCCTCCAGCGGGGTGAGCGTCTTCGGGTCCGCCTCGAACGTCACGTAGAGGCCGCCCATGGAGTAGTGCATGCCCGGGAAGATGACCATCGGCGTGACGCGCGGGTCGTCTCCCACGAACTTCTCGTAGATCTCCATGACGCCCTTGATCTTGGCGTCCAGCGTCTTGGCCGGGATGTGCGTGACGTCCAGGTAGACGCCGTCGCGGCCGCCGATGCCCATGCCCAGGTCGCGGCAGACCATGAAGATCTCTCGCGTGGCCACGTCGCGGGGCACCAGGTTCTTGTACTTGGGGTACTTCTCCTCGAGGAAGTACCAGCGCTCGCTCTCCGGGATGTCCCGGGGCGCGCGGGGGTCGCCCTTCTTGCGGGGCACCCAGACGCGGCCACCCTCGCCACGCACCGACTCGCTCATCAGGCGCAGCTTGTCCTCGCCCGGGATGGACGTCGGATGCACCTGGATGAACTCGCCGTTGGCGTAGATGGCGCCTTCCATGTAGGCGCGGCCCGCGGCGGTTCCGGTGTTGATGATGGAGTTGGTGGAGCGTCCGAAGACGATGCCCGGGCCACCCGTGGCCAGACACACCGCCTCCGCGGGGAACGTGCGGATCTCCATGGTCCGCAGGTCCACGGCCACGCTGCCGATGCAGCGGCCGGTGTCATCCTTCACCGTGCCCAGCCACTCCCAGTACTCGTACTTGGTGACCTTGCCCTCCGCCTCGTAGCGGCGGACCTGCTCGTCCAGCGCGTAGAGCAGCTGCTGGCCGGTGGTCGCGCCCGCGAAGGCGGTGCGGTGGTGAAGCGTGCCGCCGAAGCGGCGGAAGTCCAGCAGGCCTTCCGGCGTGCGGTTGAACGTCACGCCCATGCGGTCCAGCAGATAGATGATGCCGGGGGCCGCGTAGCACATGCCCTTCACGGAGATCTGCTCAGCCAGGAAGTCGCCGCCGCGCAGCGTGTCCTTGACGTGGATCTCCGGGTGGTCGCCCTCGCCCTTGGTGTTCACCGCGCCGTTGATGCCGCCCTGGGCGCAGACCGAGTGAGAACGCTTCACCGGGACGAGCGAGAGCACATCCACCTGGTGGCCCGCCTCCGCGAGCTTGATTGTCGTCATCAGCCCGGCGAGACCGCCGCCCACCACTGTGAACCGCGCTGCTGCTGCCATCTATCGTCTCCTTGACTGCCGGGGTCCCAGACGCGCCCACCTTCTACCGACTCGGCGTACCGCGCTCGGGACATCTCCGTGCGAGTTCTACAGGCTAGTTAACTTGGTGAAAGCGTGCCGCAACGGCCGCATCGAGGACGATTAGCCCACGTCATTCGCGGCATCAGGCATGAAGCCCGCCTGGGTCTTCCGGCGGGCCTCATGTCCTGGAACGAGCTACAGCTTGACGGAGTCGACCGTGCCCTTGACCGAGTTGAAGGACTTGGTCAGCTCGGCCT
This window contains:
- the sdhB gene encoding succinate dehydrogenase iron-sulfur subunit, whose product is MDTAQAGAVSSQSITFRIWRQDDPNKPGHYDEFKVPYRKGANVISCLMEIQRNPVTSDGKRVAPVVWDAACLEEVCGSCAMNINGRVRMACSALIDKLEQPITLEPMSKFPIVRDLAVDRSRMFEALKRVKGWIPTDGTHNLGPGPRQSPVDQSTMYVLSTCITCGSCLEACPQVTMDNDFVGAAAISQARLFNMNPTGKLNSEERVRSLMGPGGVQDCGKAQNCVKVCPKEIPLTTSIAMMNRQVTKLVIKDLFSHEEEKKGHSGPG
- the sdhA gene encoding succinate dehydrogenase flavoprotein subunit encodes the protein MAAAARFTVVGGGLAGLMTTIKLAEAGHQVDVLSLVPVKRSHSVCAQGGINGAVNTKGEGDHPEIHVKDTLRGGDFLAEQISVKGMCYAAPGIIYLLDRMGVTFNRTPEGLLDFRRFGGTLHHRTAFAGATTGQQLLYALDEQVRRYEAEGKVTKYEYWEWLGTVKDDTGRCIGSVAVDLRTMEIRTFPAEAVCLATGGPGIVFGRSTNSIINTGTAAGRAYMEGAIYANGEFIQVHPTSIPGEDKLRLMSESVRGEGGRVWVPRKKGDPRAPRDIPESERWYFLEEKYPKYKNLVPRDVATREIFMVCRDLGMGIGGRDGVYLDVTHIPAKTLDAKIKGVMEIYEKFVGDDPRVTPMVIFPGMHYSMGGLYVTFEADPKTLTPLEGSPKNQSTNIPGLYAAGEADYAFHGGNRLGANSLLSCIYSGMIGGPAMASFAKSNAKSAASMPDKFFQDAKRYWEDRFGTIKKMAGPENPYGLAQELGDVMTENCTVVRYNDRLKKTVEKIRELKGRWKNVNVLDTGNSSNRSLSFTNQLWNMLELGEVIATSALLRDESRGAHYKPEFSLPEPKTKDPNDDAEWMALWQARHDKWAKTTIAKYADQGPQISYEDVPTPVLKPEPRWYA